In a genomic window of Pedobacter sp. KBS0701:
- a CDS encoding helix-turn-helix domain-containing protein — MPSIKNLILQGEGVMLDFKKTITNTEKIAKSLVAFANNKGGKLLIGVADDGSIKGVKSEEEEKYMILTSAHQFCKPAIEPYFEEIYVDDKLVLVVNIPESDTKPHYALDDQKKWWAYIRIDDKSVLASRIILEVLKQEYKNDGVLISYSENEKKLLEYLEQNEKITLKEFSKLLRSSYRKAQKVLVNLILTNVIKSHTTEREEYFTAVR; from the coding sequence ATGCCGAGTATTAAGAATTTAATTTTGCAGGGTGAGGGCGTTATGCTCGATTTTAAGAAAACCATTACCAATACTGAGAAAATTGCCAAGAGTCTGGTTGCTTTTGCCAATAACAAAGGTGGTAAATTATTAATTGGTGTAGCTGATGATGGCTCGATTAAAGGTGTAAAATCAGAGGAAGAAGAAAAGTATATGATCTTAACTTCTGCACATCAGTTTTGTAAGCCTGCGATTGAACCTTACTTTGAGGAAATTTATGTTGATGATAAATTAGTGCTGGTAGTTAATATTCCTGAAAGTGATACCAAGCCGCATTATGCACTTGATGATCAAAAAAAATGGTGGGCTTATATCCGCATTGATGATAAAAGCGTTTTAGCCAGTCGGATTATTCTTGAAGTACTTAAACAGGAATATAAAAATGATGGCGTGTTAATCTCTTACTCTGAGAACGAGAAAAAACTGCTCGAATACCTGGAACAGAATGAAAAGATTACCCTGAAAGAGTTTAGCAAACTATTACGCAGTTCGTACCGGAAAGCCCAAAAAGTATTGGTCAATCTAATTTTAACCAATGTAATTAAGTCGCATACTACAGAAAGGGAAGAGTATTTTACAGCGGTGAGGTAG
- a CDS encoding EamA family transporter, protein MKIAKYYLAAIFAYATWGFFSLVLKPLSGYSSVDILFYRIFSCAILMLLATALFKRGELVKTFSDMKALPSKQRRNMLLLNVSGSVFLNINWFSFIYVLNHVSIKATSLAYLVCPIMTTLLAYWLLHEKLSKVQWTAVGLSIMGCLILSYANIMDMVYGIVIGFTYAAYLVSQRKNVGFDKFILLTFHISLSALILMPFYPAYSGPLPTEALFWLLIEVIAVGFTVIPLFLNLYALKGLNSSTVGMLLNINPIIGFVIAALVFHEPISSLQMAAYSIIFLSVLVFNLHYLFKKEQRH, encoded by the coding sequence TTGAAAATCGCAAAATATTACCTGGCCGCTATATTCGCTTATGCGACCTGGGGCTTTTTTAGTTTAGTTTTGAAACCTTTAAGCGGATATTCTTCGGTAGATATTTTATTTTACCGCATTTTTAGCTGCGCGATATTGATGCTGTTAGCTACCGCTTTATTTAAACGCGGTGAATTGGTTAAAACCTTTTCTGATATGAAGGCCTTACCTTCGAAGCAAAGACGAAACATGCTTTTGCTGAATGTAAGCGGAAGTGTTTTCTTAAATATCAACTGGTTCTCGTTTATTTACGTGCTTAATCATGTAAGCATCAAGGCTACTTCGCTTGCCTATCTGGTTTGCCCTATTATGACCACATTGCTTGCTTACTGGCTTTTGCACGAAAAGCTCAGCAAAGTACAATGGACGGCTGTTGGGTTAAGTATAATGGGCTGCCTGATACTATCGTATGCGAATATTATGGACATGGTTTACGGTATTGTTATTGGGTTTACTTATGCCGCTTACCTGGTAAGCCAACGTAAAAATGTTGGGTTTGATAAGTTCATCCTGCTCACCTTTCATATTTCGCTTTCCGCGCTGATATTGATGCCCTTTTATCCTGCTTACAGCGGACCTTTGCCTACCGAGGCGTTATTTTGGTTACTAATAGAAGTTATAGCAGTTGGTTTTACAGTAATTCCATTGTTTTTGAATTTATATGCCCTTAAGGGATTAAACTCGTCAACAGTGGGGATGTTGCTTAATATTAATCCAATTATTGGATTTGTTATAGCAGCTTTGGTATTCCATGAACCCATTAGTTCATTACAAATGGCAGCATACAGTATCATTTTCCTATCAGTTCTTGTTTTTAACCTGCATTACCTTTTTAAAAAAGAGCAAAGACATTAG
- a CDS encoding PAS domain-containing protein, with translation MSELSASEKRFRALVTATSDVVYRLSPDWEIMYELDGRGFLSSTSAPITGWRERNVHPYDMEMVNAAISQAIERKGIFELEHRVVRADGSLGWTVSRAVPILGDDGEIEEWFGAASDITIKKNIEEEKSRLSLDLAALNEEAAATNEELHAANDELMLSQDKLGEVNSRLEQILNMLPASVVVIRGNELLVEMINDSNLLYWNKTRKEVIGRPFLEILPDLADQPFAGQLRKVMETGQIIDVKESPVIFTSADGSLRETYVDYTYQPLRDTDGNISGVLVMSFEITDRVISRKLLEGYTAQLSNTNDQLSISNNKLYKSEQRFKFLIEEAPVAIGVLHGRELTVETANAKLLEVWGKNNAIVGFPLKDALPEINDQPFQKILEKVFDTGEAFYANEIRAMLQHGQALKEYFFNLVYQPVMDYTGKTADILVVAIDVTLQVNARKAVERSEEHFRRLADLVPAKISNALPNGEVTFFNRQWLDFAGMGFEDLRDFGYLEMLHPDEIPVFQQGLAAAAKSGVPYISEMRFKNTEGSYVWHLNVASPVMNEAGEVIMWVGSTTNIQSIKEEEQRKNDFIGMVSHELKTPLTSLNGYLQFMQRKAQKSGDDALYQGFKQPLKQVSIMTAMINGFLNVARLDAGKIPIEKSAFNMAELIQSAQDEFRALYSSHIIICPHLDEVAVLADRDKILQVLNNLVSNAAKYSAASTTIEISCQRVAHWVRVSVLDQGIGVSKEELGKLFERYYRVEKNNNIAGFGIGLYLCAEIIKIHNGKIWGESEAGQGSVFHFELPLSGFL, from the coding sequence ATGAGCGAATTATCGGCAAGTGAAAAGCGCTTTAGGGCATTAGTGACCGCCACCTCTGATGTGGTATACAGGCTCAGCCCGGACTGGGAGATCATGTATGAACTGGATGGACGGGGATTTTTGAGTAGTACCAGTGCTCCGATAACGGGGTGGAGGGAAAGAAATGTGCATCCCTATGATATGGAAATGGTGAATGCCGCAATTTCGCAGGCCATTGAGCGCAAAGGGATTTTTGAATTGGAACACAGGGTTGTCCGTGCTGATGGGAGCTTGGGATGGACCGTGTCCAGGGCCGTTCCCATTCTGGGGGATGATGGGGAAATAGAGGAATGGTTTGGTGCGGCTAGTGATATTACCATAAAGAAAAATATAGAGGAGGAGAAATCCAGGTTAAGCCTCGATCTCGCCGCTTTAAATGAAGAAGCCGCTGCAACCAATGAGGAACTGCATGCAGCCAACGATGAACTTATGTTATCGCAGGATAAGCTCGGAGAGGTAAATAGCAGGCTTGAACAGATACTCAACATGCTCCCTGCTTCCGTTGTAGTAATCAGGGGCAATGAGCTCCTGGTGGAGATGATCAATGATAGTAACCTCCTTTATTGGAACAAAACACGTAAGGAAGTTATTGGCAGGCCTTTTCTTGAAATTTTGCCCGATCTGGCTGATCAGCCTTTCGCAGGTCAACTCCGAAAGGTAATGGAAACAGGACAAATTATCGATGTTAAAGAAAGCCCGGTAATTTTCACATCCGCTGACGGAAGCCTCAGAGAAACCTACGTTGATTATACCTATCAACCGCTACGTGATACTGATGGAAATATTTCAGGGGTACTTGTAATGTCGTTTGAAATCACAGACAGGGTGATTTCCAGAAAGCTCCTGGAAGGGTATACTGCTCAACTTTCTAATACAAATGATCAGTTATCAATATCCAATAACAAACTCTATAAAAGTGAGCAGCGTTTCAAATTCCTTATTGAAGAGGCACCTGTTGCCATCGGCGTACTTCATGGAAGAGAACTGACCGTTGAGACGGCCAATGCAAAATTGCTTGAGGTTTGGGGGAAAAACAATGCTATCGTAGGGTTTCCACTAAAGGATGCGCTCCCGGAGATTAATGACCAGCCTTTTCAAAAGATACTTGAAAAAGTATTCGATACAGGTGAGGCCTTTTATGCCAATGAAATCAGGGCGATGCTGCAACATGGGCAGGCCCTAAAAGAATATTTTTTCAACCTGGTGTACCAGCCCGTGATGGATTATACTGGAAAAACCGCTGATATCCTTGTGGTGGCCATTGATGTGACCCTTCAGGTAAACGCCCGCAAAGCGGTTGAAAGGAGTGAGGAACATTTCCGGAGACTTGCCGACCTGGTACCTGCCAAAATATCAAATGCACTTCCCAATGGTGAAGTCACTTTTTTTAACAGGCAGTGGCTGGATTTTGCGGGAATGGGTTTTGAAGATCTGCGGGACTTTGGATACCTGGAGATGTTGCACCCAGATGAGATCCCTGTCTTTCAGCAAGGGCTGGCTGCTGCAGCGAAAAGCGGAGTGCCGTATATTTCAGAAATGCGTTTTAAAAACACAGAAGGAAGTTATGTCTGGCACTTAAACGTGGCTTCCCCGGTAATGAATGAGGCTGGTGAGGTGATTATGTGGGTGGGCTCCACAACGAATATCCAGTCAATCAAGGAAGAAGAACAACGGAAAAACGACTTTATCGGAATGGTGAGCCATGAACTCAAAACGCCACTCACTTCACTCAACGGATATCTACAGTTTATGCAACGAAAGGCGCAGAAATCCGGTGATGATGCACTTTATCAGGGCTTTAAACAACCGTTAAAACAGGTTTCCATTATGACTGCCATGATTAATGGCTTCCTAAATGTGGCAAGGCTTGATGCAGGCAAGATTCCCATTGAAAAATCAGCGTTCAATATGGCAGAACTGATCCAATCTGCCCAGGATGAATTCAGGGCACTGTACAGTTCGCATATTATTATCTGTCCGCATCTGGATGAGGTAGCAGTCCTTGCCGATCGTGATAAAATTTTACAGGTATTGAACAACCTGGTAAGCAATGCAGCAAAATATTCTGCGGCTTCTACCACTATCGAAATTTCCTGCCAGCGCGTAGCGCATTGGGTAAGGGTTAGCGTACTGGACCAGGGTATCGGAGTAAGTAAAGAAGAACTGGGAAAACTCTTTGAACGTTATTACAGGGTGGAAAAGAATAACAATATTGCCGGATTCGGGATCGGTCTATACCTGTGCGCCGAGATCATAAAAATACATAATGGTAAAATCTGGGGAGAAAGTGAAGCAGGGCAGGGTTCAGTCTTCCATTTCGAACTTCCATTAAGTGGTTTTCTATAG
- a CDS encoding DUF4932 domain-containing protein yields MLRILSLLLCLSLFALEGFTQTSSARPTFQDCRQVLNGVNFSVDPRIELFHTMEVLSGIPLVNFIETDYKQKILANFAAHKNHPLFDYLKRNDLYGKIFNSIDAPIWAMLHMTDNLEWRKDIPVPEAENPMQDSLRILMKDFAKKSNYVLFFNSNTDFYRISLATLTYNLPNFNEKERLLNYCGDGNGKNIQFNVILNFLGWGNFGPRIFKKGGAELYAVIAPEKSAIRVPTFDVSALYRLLWHEFAHSFANPAVEKYEAQFDQFEWMWTPIKESMKRQGYGSWRSVVKEHLTEAIACRMAASKLGENAADLNFVRRQYGMRWIYLHPLLDALKHYEKNRRQFPTLESFIPEIIKSFKRVSPGDIDRWMAVTDAIRKPDVNNMPAIDAIYGQKNILFIVSTGESDQVADKKLKDFMNNFKNRMADLKDARVVADTIALKMDLSVYHLSVWGTPKGNKFLQKYFDQIPLQIEDKRVIGENIYEGTGYGILIGWVNPFNKEKVMAIYTGQNPADVVDFNNIPNGSGNYHIFNNKITIKQSTFSRQGEIWFAK; encoded by the coding sequence ATGTTACGTATTTTATCATTACTCTTATGCTTAAGCCTTTTTGCCCTGGAAGGCTTCACGCAAACATCTTCCGCCAGGCCAACCTTCCAGGATTGCCGGCAAGTCTTAAATGGCGTCAATTTTAGTGTCGATCCGAGGATTGAACTTTTTCATACCATGGAAGTGCTCAGTGGTATTCCACTGGTTAATTTTATCGAAACGGATTACAAGCAGAAGATTTTAGCCAATTTTGCCGCCCATAAAAATCATCCTCTTTTTGACTATCTGAAACGAAATGATCTTTACGGAAAAATTTTCAATTCCATTGATGCGCCGATTTGGGCAATGCTCCACATGACTGATAATTTAGAATGGCGTAAAGATATTCCTGTTCCCGAAGCTGAAAATCCGATGCAGGATTCTCTGAGGATACTGATGAAGGATTTTGCGAAAAAATCGAATTATGTGCTGTTCTTTAATAGTAATACAGATTTTTACCGGATTTCTTTGGCAACCTTAACCTACAATCTGCCAAATTTTAATGAAAAAGAACGCCTGCTGAACTATTGCGGAGACGGTAACGGAAAAAATATTCAGTTCAATGTGATCCTGAATTTTCTGGGCTGGGGGAATTTTGGACCCCGTATTTTTAAAAAAGGCGGAGCAGAATTGTACGCGGTGATTGCACCGGAAAAATCCGCTATCAGGGTGCCCACTTTTGATGTTTCAGCTTTGTACCGATTGTTATGGCATGAATTCGCGCACTCCTTTGCAAATCCGGCAGTTGAAAAATACGAAGCGCAGTTCGATCAGTTTGAATGGATGTGGACACCCATAAAAGAATCTATGAAAAGACAGGGCTACGGTTCCTGGCGATCGGTGGTTAAGGAGCATCTGACTGAAGCAATTGCCTGCCGTATGGCAGCATCGAAACTCGGTGAAAATGCTGCAGATCTGAACTTTGTACGGCGACAATATGGTATGCGCTGGATATATCTTCATCCCTTACTGGATGCGCTTAAACACTACGAGAAAAACCGCCGGCAATTTCCTACACTGGAAAGTTTCATTCCGGAAATTATAAAATCTTTTAAGCGGGTGAGCCCAGGTGATATTGACCGGTGGATGGCTGTAACCGATGCGATCAGAAAACCTGATGTTAACAATATGCCGGCAATCGATGCTATCTATGGTCAGAAGAACATTTTGTTTATTGTTTCTACTGGCGAATCGGATCAGGTAGCAGATAAAAAATTAAAAGATTTTATGAATAACTTTAAGAACCGGATGGCTGATTTAAAAGACGCAAGGGTGGTGGCTGATACGATAGCACTAAAAATGGATCTGTCTGTTTACCACCTTTCCGTTTGGGGAACACCGAAGGGTAACAAATTCCTGCAGAAATATTTTGATCAAATTCCACTGCAGATCGAGGATAAGCGGGTGATTGGTGAGAATATATATGAGGGTACAGGTTATGGCATATTGATCGGTTGGGTTAATCCATTTAACAAGGAAAAAGTAATGGCTATTTATACAGGGCAAAATCCTGCAGATGTTGTGGATTTTAACAACATTCCAAATGGCTCAGGAAATTACCATATTTTCAATAACAAGATTACGATAAAGCAAAGCACTTTCAGTCGTCAGGGCGAGATTTGGTTCGCAAAATAG
- a CDS encoding EVE domain-containing protein — translation MSEKDPKYWIIVASKDHVKSAVELGIVQACHGKSSPLKRMGKSDFVVFYSGKQTIDKPDKCQEFTALGRVVDGEIYQLKVPENFSPSRRKVEFFNCKAISILPLIDDLSFIQNKKRWGYPFRFGFFEIKRNDFELISSQMQQTKDEQKN, via the coding sequence ATGAGTGAAAAAGACCCAAAGTATTGGATAATTGTAGCATCCAAAGATCACGTAAAATCAGCAGTTGAACTGGGAATTGTACAGGCTTGTCATGGAAAATCTTCACCATTAAAAAGAATGGGAAAAAGTGATTTTGTTGTATTTTACTCTGGAAAGCAGACGATAGACAAACCGGACAAATGTCAGGAGTTTACTGCTTTGGGAAGGGTAGTAGACGGCGAGATTTACCAGTTAAAAGTCCCGGAAAACTTTTCTCCTTCAAGACGGAAGGTAGAATTCTTTAACTGTAAAGCCATTTCTATTTTACCCTTAATTGATGATTTGTCTTTCATTCAGAATAAAAAACGCTGGGGCTATCCGTTTCGTTTTGGGTTCTTCGAGATCAAACGGAATGATTTTGAACTGATTTCTTCACAGATGCAACAAACAAAAGATGAGCAAAAAAATTGA
- a CDS encoding serine hydrolase produces MRLKLKEDNTPGFSVAILNKDKVVFESGFGYADIAKRKAYTPQTIQNMVG; encoded by the coding sequence TTGAGACTAAAGCTTAAAGAAGATAATACACCTGGCTTTTCTGTAGCTATTTTAAATAAAGACAAAGTCGTTTTTGAAAGTGGTTTTGGCTATGCTGATATTGCAAAAAGAAAGGCATATACGCCACAAACAATTCAAAATATGGTCGGTTAG
- a CDS encoding MarR family winged helix-turn-helix transcriptional regulator, with product MSKKIEFHFKKPEDSPGYLLGQLTMLWQRKLKRVLDPLDLTHTQFALLCALAWLSRDSDVVTQVDIANQSNADRMMVSKVLRTLEDKTFITRFEHPTDTRAKTIRFTATGEIILQKAIISVEAADLDFFCGLGINLKTFNSDMASLIKQNNKEISNIP from the coding sequence ATGAGCAAAAAAATTGAATTTCATTTTAAAAAACCTGAAGACAGTCCGGGTTACCTTCTTGGCCAGCTAACCATGCTGTGGCAAAGGAAATTAAAGCGCGTCCTTGATCCTTTAGATTTAACGCATACACAGTTCGCATTACTATGTGCACTAGCATGGCTCTCCAGGGACAGTGATGTGGTAACACAAGTGGATATAGCCAATCAAAGTAATGCAGACCGCATGATGGTATCTAAAGTGCTGAGAACACTGGAAGATAAAACGTTTATTACCCGTTTCGAACATCCTACAGATACAAGGGCTAAAACAATAAGATTTACAGCTACCGGGGAGATAATCCTGCAAAAAGCGATTATCAGCGTAGAGGCTGCAGATCTGGACTTTTTTTGCGGCTTAGGAATAAACCTAAAAACTTTTAACTCAGATATGGCATCCCTTATTAAGCAAAATAATAAAGAGATATCAAATATTCCCTAA
- a CDS encoding VOC family protein — MRLLTFASLQVKNLGASKDFYEKKLGFEIGDTNPQACVFKYNRGEASFAIRTPLESLEGKELGIGVALWFAVDKNVDELKEEFTINGITTAGPIIDTPFGKAFHVKDPDGYKLTFLNAK, encoded by the coding sequence ATGAGATTATTAACATTTGCATCACTACAGGTGAAAAATCTGGGGGCATCAAAAGACTTTTATGAAAAAAAATTAGGATTTGAAATTGGAGACACTAATCCGCAAGCCTGTGTTTTCAAATATAACCGGGGAGAGGCAAGTTTTGCTATTCGCACCCCGCTTGAATCACTTGAAGGAAAAGAGTTGGGTATCGGTGTGGCACTGTGGTTTGCCGTTGATAAAAATGTAGACGAACTGAAAGAAGAATTTACTATCAATGGAATTACAACAGCCGGACCGATTATAGATACGCCTTTTGGAAAAGCTTTTCATGTTAAGGACCCTGACGGCTATAAACTTACTTTTTTGAATGCAAAATAA
- a CDS encoding FecR family protein: protein MENHQNEHNNLLKKYQLGICTPEEKGIVEYLYIFSANSEKKDRKVIEDGPLRDEIWRRVLSVNGIKDFEKQNIVSSQQIQRPALWKRISIAAALCIAFGAALFYVVKTQQKQEQVVYTKDIGPGKNNATLTLPDGKIIILSDAHKGEVAKEQGVVIRKTSDGQIVYEVVDRGTAGNNQINTLSTSRGQNYEVRLPDGTKVMLNAASSIKYPSSFLGALNRKVELTGEAYFEVAKDKVHPFLVYSKGQTVEVLGTHFNISAYPDDNLSKTTLLEGSVKINNQLLKPSQQFIRSATAEQIVVVNTDEAVAWTQGYFMFNDEPLENILSRIARWYNVEIIYKNQEIKKNKFLGTITKYDQLSKTLNLLAKTKDVSFEITGNKVFVDH from the coding sequence ATGGAAAATCATCAGAATGAGCATAATAATTTACTTAAAAAGTACCAGTTAGGGATTTGTACGCCAGAAGAGAAGGGAATTGTTGAATATTTATATATTTTTTCGGCCAATTCTGAAAAAAAAGACAGAAAAGTTATTGAGGATGGCCCGCTCCGTGATGAGATCTGGAGAAGAGTGTTGTCTGTTAATGGCATTAAAGATTTTGAGAAACAAAACATTGTATCATCTCAACAAATACAGAGGCCTGCGCTGTGGAAAAGGATATCCATTGCAGCAGCATTATGTATTGCCTTTGGCGCTGCACTTTTTTATGTAGTAAAAACGCAACAGAAGCAGGAACAGGTAGTTTACACAAAAGATATTGGCCCCGGAAAAAACAACGCCACACTTACACTTCCTGACGGAAAAATCATCATACTATCTGATGCCCATAAAGGTGAGGTGGCAAAAGAGCAGGGTGTAGTTATCCGCAAGACCAGCGATGGGCAAATTGTGTACGAAGTAGTTGACCGGGGTACAGCTGGTAACAATCAGATCAATACCCTGTCTACTTCACGCGGACAAAATTATGAAGTGCGTTTGCCGGATGGAACCAAAGTGATGTTAAACGCGGCTTCTTCTATCAAATATCCTTCATCTTTCCTCGGGGCCCTCAACCGTAAAGTAGAACTAACAGGTGAAGCATATTTTGAAGTAGCAAAGGATAAAGTACATCCGTTTCTTGTGTACAGTAAAGGACAAACGGTAGAAGTATTGGGTACCCACTTTAATATTTCGGCCTATCCTGATGATAATCTTTCCAAAACTACACTTCTTGAAGGAAGCGTAAAAATCAATAACCAGTTACTAAAGCCCAGTCAGCAGTTTATACGTTCGGCCACAGCAGAACAGATCGTAGTGGTGAACACTGATGAAGCTGTTGCCTGGACGCAGGGCTACTTTATGTTCAATGATGAACCTCTTGAAAATATCCTGTCAAGAATTGCCCGATGGTACAATGTGGAGATCATTTACAAAAACCAGGAGATCAAGAAGAATAAATTCCTGGGTACTATAACCAAGTATGACCAGCTCTCTAAAACCTTAAACCTTTTGGCCAAGACCAAAGATGTATCATTTGAAATTACCGGAAATAAGGTTTTCGTTGATCATTAA
- a CDS encoding AraC family transcriptional regulator: protein MGDTLDFKLVQPEESIKDFVYCFSSLQNFSNHHQAVVIPNGRIDLIYSKTKDNRIQVALLGLETQPKYPDHEVSDFCSVSFNPLAIEYIFGFPVADIINSGKLLPDDFWGLRIEDLDHFEAFCDTMTSKIIALLPEDVDVRKRRLFELVFASYGEISVAELSEKISWSPRQINRYFNQQFGLPLKAYCKILRFQASLSHIRDGTLYPQRNFTDQSHFIKEVKRLSGVSPKELYKNKNDRFLQFLVYGQK, encoded by the coding sequence ATGGGAGACACATTGGATTTTAAACTCGTTCAACCTGAGGAATCGATAAAAGATTTTGTCTATTGTTTTTCCTCACTACAGAACTTTTCCAATCATCATCAGGCTGTGGTTATTCCGAATGGAAGAATTGACCTGATTTATTCAAAGACTAAAGATAACCGAATACAGGTTGCCTTGCTGGGACTGGAAACCCAACCTAAATATCCTGATCATGAAGTATCGGATTTTTGTTCGGTCAGTTTTAATCCGCTGGCGATAGAATATATTTTCGGCTTTCCGGTGGCTGATATCATCAATAGCGGAAAGCTGCTGCCAGATGATTTTTGGGGTTTAAGAATAGAAGACCTGGATCATTTTGAAGCCTTTTGTGATACGATGACAAGTAAAATCATTGCGCTTTTACCTGAAGATGTGGATGTGCGCAAACGCAGATTGTTTGAACTGGTTTTTGCTTCGTACGGCGAGATTTCCGTTGCTGAACTCTCTGAAAAGATTTCGTGGAGCCCGCGCCAGATTAACCGGTATTTTAATCAGCAGTTCGGGCTTCCGTTGAAAGCTTATTGTAAAATACTTCGTTTTCAGGCTTCGCTTTCACACATCAGGGATGGAACGCTGTATCCCCAGCGCAATTTTACCGATCAGTCTCATTTTATTAAAGAGGTTAAACGACTTTCGGGGGTTTCACCCAAAGAGTTGTATAAAAATAAAAACGACCGTTTTTTACAATTTTTAGTCTACGGTCAAAAGTAA
- a CDS encoding NAD(P)/FAD-dependent oxidoreductase, with protein sequence MLLQNKQVAIIGGGPGGLTLARLLQLKGVDVKVYERDFDRSARVQGSPLDLHEDSGLAAIRKAGLLDAFKNNYMPGADKTTITNEKGEIVFSDHDLERMREEDFGDQHFRPEIDRGALRKLLLDSLEPENIIWNSQFLSMEKQKDGWLLHFKNGLEAYADLVIGADGANSKIRPYITGINAFYSGITMLEGNIYDAEKRVPEVTRLLRGGKLMAFGNEKDILMGQKANGVIGFYASFKAEENWAEKSGLDFSDRWQVLEWFKKEYMGWSDLWYPLFENTSVPFIPRPINCMPLDQTWGTLSDVTIIGDAAHVMPPFAGEGVNMAMLDALELSESLTGSHYVSIYEAIVSYETAMRKRASGIAGESLENGERMHHANALSTMSDFFGGR encoded by the coding sequence ATGTTATTACAAAATAAGCAGGTAGCGATTATAGGCGGCGGCCCCGGCGGACTGACATTAGCAAGGCTTTTACAACTGAAAGGCGTTGATGTTAAAGTATATGAAAGGGATTTTGACCGAAGTGCAAGGGTACAGGGTTCGCCGCTTGATCTGCACGAAGATTCTGGGCTGGCCGCGATACGGAAGGCAGGATTGCTGGATGCATTTAAAAACAATTATATGCCTGGAGCCGACAAAACAACGATTACCAATGAAAAAGGTGAAATAGTTTTTAGCGACCATGACCTCGAACGCATGAGAGAAGAAGATTTCGGGGATCAACATTTCCGGCCTGAAATAGACCGGGGTGCTTTACGTAAGCTATTACTGGACTCGTTAGAGCCTGAGAATATAATTTGGAACAGCCAATTCCTGTCTATGGAAAAACAAAAAGACGGCTGGCTGTTACATTTTAAAAACGGATTGGAAGCGTATGCTGATCTGGTTATTGGAGCAGACGGTGCCAACTCAAAAATCAGGCCCTACATTACTGGCATTAATGCGTTTTATTCAGGTATTACGATGCTTGAGGGAAATATATATGATGCCGAAAAACGGGTACCCGAAGTTACCAGGCTTCTTCGTGGCGGTAAATTAATGGCTTTCGGAAATGAAAAGGATATTCTTATGGGACAGAAAGCAAACGGTGTAATCGGATTCTATGCAAGTTTTAAAGCCGAAGAAAATTGGGCGGAAAAAAGCGGTTTAGATTTTTCCGACCGGTGGCAGGTATTGGAATGGTTTAAGAAAGAATATATGGGATGGAGTGACCTCTGGTACCCGCTATTTGAAAATACTTCGGTTCCTTTTATTCCGAGACCAATCAACTGCATGCCTTTGGACCAGACCTGGGGTACTCTTTCAGATGTTACCATCATCGGTGATGCTGCCCATGTAATGCCACCGTTTGCAGGAGAAGGGGTTAATATGGCGATGCTTGATGCCCTGGAATTGAGTGAAAGCCTGACAGGCAGCCATTATGTTTCGATATACGAGGCCATTGTATCGTATGAAACAGCGATGCGAAAAAGAGCCTCCGGAATTGCAGGGGAGTCATTGGAAAACGGGGAAAGGATGCATCACGCCAATGCCCTGTCAACTATGTCTGATTTTTTTGGCGGACGATAA
- a CDS encoding RNA polymerase sigma factor, translating to MAAFIPKSDEDLLNAFHSGNKEAFEIIYDRYWLLLIRHANQMLNDEEEAKDVVQEVFTALWSRSDSHHIYPNLAAFLYAVTRNRILNRLKHFKIEAKYLAQVEHIIQHPSQMPDSRVREQDLKRVIEEGLNSLPPKMREVFELSRKQHKTHKEIAEQLNISDKTVKKQINNALRILKSKMGDSFNIFLTFF from the coding sequence ATGGCAGCATTTATTCCTAAAAGTGATGAAGATCTTCTAAATGCTTTCCATTCAGGAAATAAAGAGGCGTTTGAAATCATCTATGACCGCTACTGGTTGCTGCTTATTCGCCATGCCAACCAAATGCTGAATGATGAGGAAGAAGCAAAAGATGTGGTTCAGGAAGTTTTCACCGCCCTTTGGTCCAGATCTGACAGCCATCACATTTATCCTAATTTAGCAGCTTTTCTCTATGCAGTTACGCGCAACAGAATTTTAAACCGTCTGAAGCATTTTAAGATAGAAGCTAAATATTTAGCACAGGTGGAGCATATCATTCAGCATCCTTCGCAAATGCCGGATAGCAGAGTGCGGGAACAGGACCTGAAACGAGTGATTGAAGAGGGATTAAACAGCCTGCCACCAAAAATGCGCGAAGTGTTTGAACTGAGTAGAAAACAGCATAAAACACATAAAGAAATTGCTGAACAACTGAATATCTCTGATAAAACCGTAAAAAAGCAAATAAATAATGCTTTGCGGATCCTCAAAAGTAAAATGGGTGATTCATTTAATATTTTCTTAACTTTTTTTTAA